Below is a genomic region from Helianthus annuus cultivar XRQ/B chromosome 2, HanXRQr2.0-SUNRISE, whole genome shotgun sequence.
GACTTGAAAAGAAACTGAAATCATTACAACCCTGCAACAAATGAAAGTTGATATTAGTGTCTGAGTAATTTTGAGGACGATAACTGTAGCGCATCAAGGGTGTGTCTGGAAACAGGGGTGTCAACCGTGTGCAATTGACAGGTTAAGTCGTTAAAACCGGTAGCAAATCAGAACCTAGCCGACATGAAACAGACCGATATCACCAGTCCGAATCGAACCGACGATCTCATCAGCAACAGTTAACTTTATTAACTCAACAATATATTAAATTGAAATATCAACTAACTCAAAATTATGTTAAACCCTAATTCACTTAAATCTTCAAAATAAACACCCATTCAGATTGAGCCGGTATACCTGTAATCGACGATGGATCTGTTCAGCGTCGCCGGTATATCTGTTCAGATTCGCCACCGCTGACATCACTGGTGGTTGATCTCTTCTGCTGCCGCCGTCTGCaaccatcatcgtcatcatcaacggAACCCTCAACGTCCTTAATCACCGGAAAAACAAATGAAAGAAACAAAAAAACCAACACTTTGTCGATCTGAAGTAAAGAAGAGTGGAGGAGTGTTTACCGGAAAATCTCGTCGAAGAAGAATAAAagtaccaccaccaccgccatagCAGTGGCGTTGCTTCAGCTCTCTCTATCTGTCGTTTCTCCGGTTCCGTCGCCACACAAGGTGGCTCCCTTCCTTCTCAGATTCTCTCTCTAGATCAAGTAGGTTAAGTGGGTGTGTGTTCTGGTACGAGGGATAGACGAACATAAGAGGGTGTCGGGGGTATATTGTCGGATAAGCCCTGCCGGGAGCCGATCTCCGGCAGGGAACCACGAGATAAAGGGGTTACGGGGGGTGGGTATAGTGGATAAGAGGGAAGAGGTGTTAAGATTGTTTGGGTGTGCGACGACCGGAGGTGTCGCCGGAGTAACTCTAGTTGCCGGAGGTGTAATCAAGAGGGAAAGCAGAAAGATGAACGAGATGAAAAGTGGGTGTCTGCTTGTGTGCGTGTTTGAAGATATGAGGAAGATAGGGTTTGAGGTTTTAAAAGGATTTTTATATGTGAGAGAGAGATTTTTTGTGGGATTTTGAAACATAAATGTAGAGAGATTTTTGTGGGATTTATGCAATCAAGATGATatggaaattacacatatacccttattctcttaattaaatagtaacaaataaccaaataattaccatcatgccattcacttaaaatctcaagatcataaaaatcaagggcccagattagttcacgcagttcacgctggagaaattgttcacgtttgaacctaatcctatatatatatatatatatatatatatatatatatatatatatatatatatatatattagtgggATTCTCGCCGCGCTACGCGGCAAACATTTTGTCGGTATTGGTTCGGTTCATTATGGTAATTGTACGATGCTGACACTCAGTATAACAACTAAAGAGAACTCAGAAAATAAAGTTGTGATATACCCAAAAGGATATCGACTAATACTTTATGTCGATCAAGAACCATCAAAAAAGAATACCGGTACTGGTTTTAGTAAGACTTATCGGCAATCACTATAGCCTACGATATCAAAGATATGCTCTATTTCGAATACAATTCTGTTACCAATAAATTTTATACCAAATGGTCCATAAACAAAAATTAAACACAACCACATATTTAATTGTTTTTTAAAAGTTAACGAACGAAAAttatctgaaaaaaaaaacagattagAAATTAAATGGGTTAAAGACATAATATAAGGGGTGAAAGTGaaagttaaaaaaatacaaaaaggcGAGCATGCTTTATATAAGTAGAACACTAATAccataagaccatgtgtagtgggagAGAGAAGACCCTTGGGTATTTTGCGTCATGtgacagtccagtcagcatgtgggtattatggggcattatgttaaaagtgGTGTATTGGGGCCTTAAATCTTGCAATGATTAGATATtctaatataattaaataaaaaatataaaaaaccatcaaaaaatgCTATTGGCCAAAGAAACACGTGAAGGCGTTTAAAAAAGcaaaattttttcaagaaaaaaaaatgcCACGGCGGTTACATGGCGTGTTTGggcttttttttttaaacgcCAAAAAACCTCACTACGGGTAGTCTTATAAAATCACACATAACTTCATTTTATTAAACAATCATTATCCAAAAGCATGCCTTATATGACTAGATTACACTAATACAAATAAGTCGCCGATCGAGCCAAACTAATGATGGATACATATATAATAAAGTATGTAAACATGGGTTTTTTTAGTATGTATCACTAGttgcatttcattaaaaaaacgATAAATAAGATGAATTCTTACATTATTTATAAACTGCCGTTGGGGTTTGGGTGAAAGCACATTATCACTTTTCTTCTTGATCAACTTATCAATACAAAAAATTAAACGCAATGAAGTTTCAAAAACAACCAAGCAAATTCATAAAACCATTGGTTCCAACTCCTTCAAACCTTAAACACTACAAGAAAGGCTTCACCGATGAACTCGCTCCGTTTGTGAATGTAAATATCGTCCTTTTCTTTAGCAAAAATCTCCATCACGATCCGAAGTTTGTTACCCAACTAGAAAATTCCCTAGCAAAAACCTTGACACAATTTTACCCTCTCGCGGGTAGATATGTTGAAGAAAGTGAGTATGTTGACTGTAACGACGAAGGTGTTGAGTTCATACAAGCCAATGTTAATGTCAAACTTGAAAATATTCTTGGTCCTGAGGTGACTATTTTGTTTCTTGAGGAATTTATTCCATTAGAAACAAAACCTCAAGAAGTTGTTCTTACAATTCAATTGACCACCTTTGAGTGTGGAGGGGTAGCACTTGGTGTAAGTGCTACACATTCGGTTGTTGATGCGTCGACACTATGCACATTCCTAAACAAATGGGCTGCCATGAACCGCGAAGAAAATTGGACCAAATTCACGACGCCTGGTTTCATCTCATCCTCGTTGTTTCCTGCTCGTGGTTTCCATCCCATGCAACTACCTCTTACTACCGACGATCATGTGTTAGACAAATATACAAGAAAGAAATTATCATTTAGTGAAAGTGCAATATCTAGCATGAAAGAAAAGGTCAAAacaagcgtacacttgtcaaaggCGCAGTTAGTATCCGCGATCATTTGGAAGGGTCTCATTGGTGTGGATCGCGCAACACATGGTCATCCAAGAGAGTCTATGCTCTTCCAGCCAATAAATCTAAGGGAAAAAATGGCTTCTTCAATATCCAAACATGCTTGTGGAAATATTTGGGGGATTTGTGCTACGAAACCTACGATTCTTGAAACAACTATAGAACTAGCGAATCTTTTAAACGAATGTGTCACGAAAGCAGTGAATGACTACTCAAACGTACACCATGATAGCGAACAAGGGCAAATGATGGTTTTGAATTCTTTCTTAGGTATGACCCACATTCCTGAATCAACGAAAGCGATTCCAATAACTAGTTGGTGTAAGTTCCCTTTTTATGAAGTTGACTTTGGTTTTGGAGAGCCGGTTTGGGTGGTTCCCGGGACTATGCCTGTGAAAAATTCAGCGTATTTGATCGACGATAAGGAAGGTAATGGAGTGGAAGCATTTGTCTTTCTAGAAGTTAAAGATGTCCCCTATTTTGAAGAGGCACTAGATCATCTAGTCTAGATGGCAATGTTTTTGGTGCTTAAAATCTGTTTATTTTGCATATTTATGATCATCGTGTCAAGCTCTTGCTTGGAGTCTGTTGTTATATGTTGTGTATTTGTAAGTTTTATGTTTTCTAGGTTAATATCAAGCATACATGACGTTGGATTATACTACAAACTAGAATATAGAACTAGATGTCATTTGAGTCTCTGtggttttggtcattttaccagtttagtccaaaggtttgaaacgttgtcattttagtccaaatagctTCAagcattgccattttagtccactgggttaactccgtccattttttaTATTAGCTAGAAGGGTAATTCAAGCATTTTATATGACCGAaatgcccttttagttaacagaataaaGAGATGGagttaactcagtggactaaaatggcaacgtttaaaactatttggactaatatgacaacgtttcaaacctttgaactaaactggcaaaatggcccaaaccacaggaagTAAAATAACAGTTAACTCATAAATCTATTATTATGATAATCCAATTTAGAATTTGCATTGCAACACATATCCATTGACTTAAAGACATATTtaataattttgatttttttttttattttttttttttttttttgcaaaaacatGGGACTTACCAATATGTATTTGTGAGGTAAATATCACATCCAACGGTGATATGAGAATGGCTACATTGGTCGAACTATCCCTAAACTCTACATGCATTCGCATAGAATGGAGAGACCACATTGGACGCACATCTCCCATGAAGTTAATTGCAAGAACGGAATGTAAGGCATCACATAACATGGAATTAAAAACATTTTAAAGAAATCTATACTTCAAGTGTAAAATCTTCTTGTTATATTAAATGTACCCCGAAACTAATATTTAAATGTATAAGCTCGGTAGCACTGCCATGCAAGAGATAAATTACCAATCAAAGTTACCGGCCAAACCGATTCCGCGATGTATATAATCTACGTGACATTGAAAATTTGGAATAGTTAGTTTGAGCAGGGCCGGCtcaaaaatttttaattttttctagaCCCAAAGCGGATAGCAAAATTGGGGCCCTTTTTGTAAATGAAAAAAATTGCTATGAATCTATTATTCATATATCATCTTTGTATACGCATAACTATCCCCCAGGCAGGGCCGGCtcaaaaatttttaattttttctaggCCCAAAGCGGATAGCAAAATTAGGGCCCTTTTTGTAAAGGAAAAAAATTGCTATGAATCTATTATTCATATATCATCTTTGTGTACAAATAATTATCGATCATAAACCTCAATGTTAACAATTTCAAAgccaaaattaccaaaatataatatattttcttagaactTGAGACCCTAGGAAAATGGAGGCCTAAAGCTCTTGCTTTATTTCACTCCCCCTTGAGCCAACCCTGAGCTTGAGAGTTGAAACTCTACCCACCATCTCTAGTATAATAACCGCACTTGTATAAAGAAGTACAAACACCGAATGTATGCAAAGACCACATGTGGTGAACATATACACAGAAATTCAAATCCCATGGTTAACTTATCTTCAATAAAACATAAAACTATTTAAAAATTCAAATGTAAGGACACACcactaaaataaactttaaaaaTTAAACATATACATCAAGGTTCATCTAAACCAAATGGATACAAGAAGTTTAGCCACTAAGCGTCATTAAAATACTAAactattttaatttttataataaatcaacagttttaaattatattattttttataattagTTTTATCTTCGTATCCGAATAAACTTTGTCCAGAATCGACATGCCactacatgcttatttttatcaacattttgacataaattttCTTAATACATGTATATTTGCATTTCTCGGCGTTTCAATACCATACTTTTTTGTCGTCCTTATTGCTACGCGTTATGGAATACTATTTATCAGTCTATTACCACCGTGAATCACTCTCAATATTATGTATCAACTATTAGAGCACCTACAACGGTGGTCAAAGTCCATACTCCAAACAGTCTAGTCAGCGTGCCACATCATTCCAAACCTCACTTTTTCCCGCAACAAATAACCATTCCAAACTTCACATCACACCCCACTTTTTAcacgaaaaaacaaaaaaaaaatgtttgtgaGTGGGTGGTCCCCACCTTGTCAAACCAAGATGGCCCGCTCAAGCAAACCGGACCGCATGGGTCAAACGCCTCCCAACAAGGGAAGTCCGGTGGGGGTGGTCCACTCTACAGACTTGAGCAACGGACGAATCGTTTTTTATGCTCTTAGAACACCTCATCACCACGTCACTTTTAACTGTTTTAATACaaaatttaatattaaaaaaaaagtatcTACTTCAACAAGTTGTACAATTGTAACATCATTTATCAAGACTTGATCTTAAAGTTTAAAGGGTAACACATAGAGTGAGCATGGAACTTCTTTTTCATATATCATTTGTGACGACATTATTTTGAAGGATCAGTGTAGTCCAGTACTAAGTTCTACTGATCTTATTACCATATCATTAAGTCTTGCTAACATTGTGATTAGTTGAAGACTTATCTATTCTTCAAAGGAACTAATGTTGTGTTATACCAAACATAATCTTTCGTACTCATGACTAGTACAAGTTCAAGCACTTTAATCAAAATCAAAGATTAAAAGACAAGAGTCTACACACAATTGCAAGTGAGGCACTGTAAAGATTACAAGTTAGTAAAACGGAGTTTATCGAATTTCAGACAGTTCTTTGTATTATGATAGATTGATACATTGATATCGTATTAGGTGACAACATCTGCAGAACAACCTACCGACTAACTACGAGGTTTCATTTCTTGGTTAGAGACCTAGAAGGCATATGCTCATGACACCATTTGACTTCAGAATAAGCAAATTCGATGCATCAAATTAAGATCAGCGTTTGGGACTGTATACCATACCGAAATTCAGACTTTGGAAGCGCATCACTCTGTTTAGTTTGTCGCATTAACTTTCACACATTCACGAACACCCTTCACCACAAAGGATACAAGAGCCATCAAGTTAGAGACCAACTTTATTTCACCCATATTTGAAGCGTAATACGTGGCTAATCAAATCATATATACATGTCGAGGTTGAAATCATAAAGTTACTTGATATAATCCCGTCGGTATTCTATagcagtaaatcccaccaatagcgtATAGAGCCAACATAACCAAAAGAAAGGTTAGGTTAAATAAAACGAATTAAAAACTTAAAGAGATAATCGGGATTGTTCACGCATACAGTATAAATAGAGACGCGAAGGCTAAGAAAACTCAACAAGATACAAAATTATCTACGGTATACAAGAATCTTACTATAAAACTGTCGAACCGATACTTTTTTTTACCGAGTTTTCTTAGCTTTGGCCagcttcttctttttcttcttaaccGCTTTGGGCACTTTAGTCTTCCGGGCTTCTCTCTTCTCTTCTTTTACTTTCTTCTTGTTCTCTTTTCTTGCTGCTTTCTTATCTAAAGGTGTCGGTTTCTCATTATCAGAAaaagattcatcatcatcatcgtcgtcatcatcatcatcttcagaaTCATCTGAGTCGTTATCTTCAACGGTTGGTGATTCTTGATCATGTGAATTAGCATGTTGTGTCGGATCATCAAGGGAATGTTCTGAAAGATTTGTTTCTTGATGTTGTTGTTCTTTAATTTGACGCGCGTGTTTGAGTCCTGTAATCGTTTGATAATACATATCTCCCGTGTCTTGTCCGCTTGTTAAGCGTATTACATCCGCCTCAGCGTTTTTCACATTATCCAGTGTCTTCGGGATATATGACTACATAAAGCGAAACAAAacaatattaaattaaaattaaattaaaattaaaaaaactataaattAGCAACCTTTTTGTGCATCTATGTCTTGTACCCAATGCtttgggtgtttttcaaaaattttttgatattttcacttttcacccaaaggtattttctaaattacttttaacccaaaactatttgttttctttacttttcacccaaaactttttatcttttactaTCTAtcctcacaattttttttttactttcaactttagtcttttatagttttcatttttcgcaaatttttcgctttatgcttcgttctaaattttgtgggTTAACACATCGCAATGTGCGTGCGTGGTGTaccgtttttacgtttcgttctaaactTTGTGAGTTAACAccacgcaacgtgcgtgtgtgagtgaacgtttttacatcgccTGTTGTTTTTCCCGTTtcacaggttcaacataacgtgtgggtcctaaatcgacttagttataactaaagaatccccgccgcaattgcggcgggtcgtaattctagtttacTTCTATAAAGAATCAGAAAATGGGACCCTTTGAAACTAGAAGTTTTTGATTCTCATGCACACCTGGACGAAAACGGCATCTGCAATTTCATCCTCGGCAGAAATCTCGTGTCCCCGAGCCGTAACTTTTTTTTGAGCCTAAAAGTTTTTTAATTTGATCAAATAATGTAAATATAATTCCTtcaatataaataattaataaatcatGATAACCATAACATACCTCCTCCAAATAACTGTCAACAGATTCATCACCGATTGACGGGTCAACAATGAAGTCAAATAACTCACGGATAGTCATAACCGCCACCCCATGTTTCTTGAAGAAATCCTACATTCCACAACAAAGTTATATGATTAGTGCCTACTGAATTACTAGATGTGGCAGAATAGGCGGGTAGAGTCTGGAAAACGGGTCTAACGAGTCATTTTTTTAGTTTAGGAACTCAAAACAATTGTCCATTTTTAAAGAGTAGAATGCCATTTTCGTCtatgaggtttggccagttttgcgactttcatcaaAGGTTTGgaattttgccattttcatctggctcgttaactccatgcaattttctccgttaagtcagaggtatttccgtcttttttgttaactttaaGGGCAGTtaagtctttttcactttatgtaaaaagatcaaatacccctgaaaaagaccgaattgcccttaaagttaacaaaaaaagacaGATATAcctgacttaatggagaaaaaaggatggagttaacgagccgaatgaaaatggcaaaatatttcaaaccttttggatccagatgcagaaaaaacaaacctttcgGCCAAACATCAGGAACGAAAATGGCATTTCTAAAAGAACCTGTATTATTACAATGTTAATTTAGTTTTTGCATAAAACAATTTAGGATGCTTTAGGCTTTAAAACAAGGTTTTCAAGGTTAAGATTGTAACAGAGATTATTTTGATCGTTGCAAGATGAAGATATCAAATCAGGAGAACTATCCTACTCAAATGTTAGTCTTTTTCATTAggtgaagcttgagatttccgaccgggggtcgaaaacgtatatacccaaaaaattctTGGAAACCGGGGgtttgaaaacgtatatacccaaaaatttctatacgaaaactacatactctccactactgagcgaaaagttcggggagGGGGGGGGCACTATGTTGCGGCCCTGTTGTCATGTTTTGTATACCATGTGAAAAAACTAATTGCATGAAACTAGTGAACGGTTCAAAGTTTAAACaccatataaatataaaaatcaaCTCATGAAGATTTTGCATATTAAATTATGTTGGCAAGGATTGAAACCTAGGCGTGTTGACTTCTTGAAGTTGTGAAAATTTCGTGAAGCTTAATCTTATGGGCCACTGGTTAAAGTCCGCACTCGACACCTCTATGGACTACAGATTAAAGAAGGTTTTAATATAAGGAACTTACGGATACGTGAACACAATCCTCTCTCAAAAAATCAAGCGCATGAGGATGATCAAGATCAACTGATTGAGATACATCGATGATGTACAAGTGACCCTGCAGAAAAGAAATACAAATGTATTTAATTATCACATGAAGGTGGTTTGAACAtgaataaataagaaataaataaaatgtaagaaAACTTGCCTCGTGGTAGAGTATGTTATACTCACTAAGGTCTCCATGTACTAGCTTGCATTTTTGATATAGTACCCGCATTGAAGTTATCATCTACATAGAGACACATAAATAGTTGTAAGAATGTTAAATTACGTAACCATCCTGAGTTTTGATCTaccctatgcagttaatgcggtaaaatatcggatattggtcaaggaccgatatttgaaatataggtaatctcggtgagatatcggtaattttaatataatgcagaatttatatatatagcaatttaacaccaataattcagtgatatatcagtgatatatcggttatatcggtcaaatatcggtgatatatcggttatatcggtcaataaCGCCGATAATATCGGactatcggtaccgatattttgacTGATATTTTACTAAGGAACCGATATGACCGatatgaccgatataaccgatatatcaccgatattaactgcataggatctACCTCAACGTAACCCTCTCGTAACTTGTCTAGAGAAAGTGCGGCATCTTTGAGTCGAGGTGCAGCCCATCCAGTGGTCCCTGAAAattaaaaatgtataaatattaataaCAAGATAAATCCTCAGATGATAATTCTTAGTGATCATATGATAGTAATATAGTATACCATCAACATATCAGTAAAACGGTAAATATAACCATTTACCTATGAACTCCATAACCAAAACATGGAGCCTTAAAAGAAGTGGAGTTGGGCAACGAATTCCAGCTGCTTTCAGGCTGCAGTCAAATACTCGTTAGAAACATATGTAGTTATATTCTTATACAGATTCACCAAGAAAAGGAAAATTATGTTACCGCATAAGATTCCTCATTTCCTTTTCGGCCCATGTCTTCACCATTTTCCTCGGGTTGTGCTTACAATATCCGTGTCTGAACCTGTAATCACCTTGTACATAGCGATCTCTATCCCTATAGttgtcaaaaaaaaaacatgaacatAGAGCCATATCATCGAATACTGTGTCGCTGCTTTGAATATCAGATTAACGATAGAAGTGGGAAAACATACGTGTAACACATGTATGTCATTGTAATTTACACATAATTTAATGAAGGTACATGGTTTGGTATACGGAACATACTTGAAGACAAGAACAGAAGTTTTGTACACTTTGATTGCCAGTTCCTGGCCATCAGATTTCGTAGCATGATATACATTTGCCTGTTTGACAGATATAAGTTGAAGGTGTGAGAAAACAAATCACAGTAAAATTCATTCTAATCTAAAGTCAATAAACATTCTCTTCCAAATCTAATATTTATAAGTTGAAACTTGAAAGGCAGCACATACCTCCTTCCCGGTTGAAATGCAGCCATTTATATCGTGAAAAACACCACGATTCAACATTTTGAACAGAACCATGCGAGTTCTAGGGTCGATTGCCTGAAACATAGTAACACAATTTTAAAAATTTATTGAAAAACCAATAAACCATATGCATCCATGTAAGACAAAATACAACCAAGTTGCCGAAAATTATTATAATGCAAAGATGATATGTCTATAGCAGCGGTGACCACCATGCATTAACTTTCCCTAGAAACATGAATAAAGAGCAGGTTGactcatagttgttaaaagccatcgcctcttgcgactaggcccatttttcaggcgaggcgaggCAGTTGCGCTTTAAGTCGAGAAAATTGCGCTTTAACTCTCTAGGTTATGGTTCAGGCGCACATTCCGGCaagattcctagattccggagagtttccggctaaattccgacaagattctagccaaatttctacttttaatcaaggaAAACTAAttttctacactaatacactaatattttggtactaattagatgatataaagtgttacataatagactttgtttattttatttgaagaatagtattctttTTCTAATACTATAAtatagtttttaaaatttttcattatgcgctttatttttctcaggccctcgctttttttgcgctttgcgcctaggccccaggcgaggcctatgcgccttgagtgcgcctagtgcctttaataactatgggtTGACTAGAAGCAATAAAACATAGTCGTAAAACAGAACCAACAGGGCCATTGACGTATATGATAAGCACAACAaactaaaatataaaaaagtcaacgacataaaaagtataaaaacttATGTCACAATATGATGGCATTCAATGTAACACAGTAGTAGTTCATCATCACAAGTCATCTGTGATATGGCCTATAGGCTATAGTGAACAAGCATTTCGTTTAACAACATTCACATATAAGGATATCTTAGTGATTCTAATCAAACGTTCAAGATAGATAATTGATGTTACTCACTTGTTCAACGGTTGCTCTATCAGCTTTTTCAGTAGTTTTGGTCTTACCAATAGCCATCCCTCGCACACTCTCACGGATAGCAGTGGTGACCGAGTTTGACATGCCACGGTTCCACCTTCCTTCCCACTCCTGTGTACAACATAATGTCCAAATCAATTATCAGATTATGAAAACCCTAGCATCATCACAAACAATGTTGTAAAAATCAAGATCGGTGATTAATCGGTAATCGGTAGTTTGCTGATTAAATTTCACTTAGTCGGGCAGTAATCAATCAAAGGCAGTCAAAATTCGGGCAAAACACTAAAAATCAGTCAAATTCTTTAAAGTATTTTGAAAATTAAACTTATTAATCCAACCCTATTAATAAGTTTGAAACTTcatatttaaaattttgaaaatttatatataaaaattgaaaactttgtatatatattatacatagttgttaaaaggttgcatctttctgaggacatggtccaagataggacttcgtggaggtgtaggattagggttaaggatTTATAGAGGATATTGCAGTAAGG
It encodes:
- the LOC110911329 gene encoding pelargonidin 3-O-(6-caffeoylglucoside) 5-O-(6-O-malonylglucoside) 4'''-malonyltransferase gives rise to the protein MKFQKQPSKFIKPLVPTPSNLKHYKKGFTDELAPFVNVNIVLFFSKNLHHDPKFVTQLENSLAKTLTQFYPLAGRYVEESEYVDCNDEGVEFIQANVNVKLENILGPEVTILFLEEFIPLETKPQEVVLTIQLTTFECGGVALGVSATHSVVDASTLCTFLNKWAAMNREENWTKFTTPGFISSSLFPARGFHPMQLPLTTDDHVLDKYTRKKLSFSESAISSMKEKVKTSVHLSKAQLVSAIIWKGLIGVDRATHGHPRESMLFQPINLREKMASSISKHACGNIWGICATKPTILETTIELANLLNECVTKAVNDYSNVHHDSEQGQMMVLNSFLGMTHIPESTKAIPITSWCKFPFYEVDFGFGEPVWVVPGTMPVKNSAYLIDDKEGNGVEAFVFLEVKDVPYFEEALDHLV
- the LOC110911338 gene encoding serine/threonine-protein kinase RIO1, giving the protein MSIANETPAIEQATNENEDPEPLEDETDDDEELSWSSDSEIGEALDYLDLKDDAGAVDGALVLNARRPNAHGGVHSRPNASALQPLSNRNQKFTNHIRASPLEEWEGRWNRGMSNSVTTAIRESVRGMAIGKTKTTEKADRATVEQAIDPRTRMVLFKMLNRGVFHDINGCISTGKEANVYHATKSDGQELAIKVYKTSVLVFKDRDRYVQGDYRFRHGYCKHNPRKMVKTWAEKEMRNLMRLKAAGIRCPTPLLLRLHVLVMEFIGTTGWAAPRLKDAALSLDKLREGYVEMITSMRVLYQKCKLVHGDLSEYNILYHEGHLYIIDVSQSVDLDHPHALDFLREDCVHVSDFFKKHGVAVMTIRELFDFIVDPSIGDESVDSYLEEAQKKVTARGHEISAEDEIADAVFVQSYIPKTLDNVKNAEADVIRLTSGQDTGDMYYQTITGLKHARQIKEQQHQETNLSEHSLDDPTQHANSHDQESPTVEDNDSDDSEDDDDDDDDDDESFSDNEKPTPLDKKAARKENKKKVKEEKREARKTKVPKAVKKKKKKLAKAKKTR